In one Aromatoleum aromaticum EbN1 genomic region, the following are encoded:
- a CDS encoding type II secretion system protein N, with product MLKRFFSTRFGRGPATFAWIAALSVSAWVAADSFLLFAAPGNISATFRSSAAPATAAQKIVDSAPLAIERRSASEPAADSPAYALIGVATGFGSERGFALLKSAGGSVIPATEGETLAPHTRLARIHADRVEIERNGITRTLHLELPQSPGSSLAAATTTATATAKPDR from the coding sequence ATGCTCAAACGCTTTTTCTCGACGCGATTCGGCCGCGGGCCGGCGACGTTCGCCTGGATCGCTGCATTATCGGTTTCGGCGTGGGTCGCAGCGGATTCATTCCTGCTTTTTGCTGCCCCCGGGAATATCTCGGCCACCTTCCGTTCCTCGGCCGCTCCGGCAACGGCAGCGCAGAAGATCGTCGACAGCGCGCCGCTCGCCATCGAGAGGCGCTCAGCCTCGGAGCCGGCGGCCGACAGCCCCGCGTACGCGCTCATCGGCGTCGCGACCGGATTCGGCAGCGAGCGGGGTTTCGCCCTGCTGAAATCCGCAGGCGGCAGTGTCATCCCCGCAACTGAAGGGGAAACGCTTGCGCCGCACACCCGGCTCGCGAGGATCCATGCCGACCGCGTCGAGATCGAACGCAACGGCATCACCCGGACGCTCCATCTGGAACTACCGCAATCACCCGGCAGCTCGCTCGCTGCCGCAACCACAACTGCAACCGCAACTGCAAAACCGGACCGCTAG
- the gspI gene encoding type II secretion system minor pseudopilin GspI, which produces MKRIDGFTLLECVIALAILAVAMTSALRAVGNTAQSSAALKERTLAGWVAQNRLAELRATAAWPALGRNEGQAIQAGRSYRWREEVHATPNPLFRRVEVRVFGEAGPAALAEFSGFVVRPLR; this is translated from the coding sequence ATGAAGCGCATCGATGGCTTCACGCTGCTCGAATGCGTCATCGCACTCGCGATTCTCGCGGTCGCGATGACTTCGGCGCTGCGCGCGGTCGGCAATACCGCGCAGTCGAGCGCAGCGCTCAAGGAGCGCACGCTGGCCGGCTGGGTCGCGCAAAACCGCCTCGCCGAACTGCGCGCGACCGCCGCGTGGCCGGCGCTCGGGCGCAACGAAGGACAGGCAATACAGGCCGGCCGCAGCTACCGGTGGCGCGAAGAAGTCCACGCGACGCCGAACCCGCTGTTCCGCCGCGTCGAAGTGCGGGTGTTCGGCGAAGCCGGGCCCGCAGCCCTTGCAGAGTTTTCCGGTTTCGTCGTCAGGCCGCTGCGATGA
- a CDS encoding Fe(3+) ABC transporter substrate-binding protein produces MKKTLLASVLIGLGLTAVHAHAADNELNLYSARHYQTDEALYQDFTKQTGIKINRIEAKEDELLERIRNEGANSPADVFITVDASRLAKADELGIFAPVKSKVLEERIPAHLRTDNWFSYSTRARLIVYNKETVKPEQVQTYASLASPELKGKVCTRSGSHPYNISLGAALINHEGAEKTEKWARDLVANFARTPKGGDTDQIKAVAAGECGVAIANSYYLARLMNSTKEEDKAVVAKVGAVWPNQKTWGTHINISGAGMLKHAPNKAAAVKFLEYLASDSAQKYFADGNNEWPVVQSVKVTNPALEALGDFKADTLPVGDLAKTAAEAQRIYDRAGFR; encoded by the coding sequence ATGAAGAAGACCCTCCTTGCCTCCGTCCTGATCGGCCTCGGCCTGACTGCGGTCCACGCGCACGCGGCGGACAATGAGCTGAACCTCTACTCTGCCCGCCACTACCAGACCGACGAAGCTCTCTACCAGGACTTCACGAAGCAGACCGGCATCAAGATCAACCGCATCGAGGCCAAGGAAGACGAGCTGCTGGAGCGGATCCGCAACGAAGGCGCGAACAGCCCGGCCGACGTGTTCATCACCGTCGACGCATCGCGCCTGGCGAAGGCCGACGAGCTCGGCATTTTCGCCCCGGTAAAGTCGAAGGTGCTCGAAGAGCGGATCCCCGCCCACCTGCGCACCGACAACTGGTTCTCGTATTCGACTCGCGCGCGCCTGATCGTCTACAACAAGGAAACAGTGAAACCCGAACAGGTCCAGACCTACGCCAGCCTTGCCAGCCCCGAGCTGAAAGGCAAGGTCTGCACGCGCTCCGGCAGCCATCCGTACAACATTTCTCTCGGCGCCGCGCTGATCAATCACGAGGGTGCCGAGAAGACCGAGAAGTGGGCGCGCGACCTCGTCGCCAACTTCGCCCGCACGCCGAAGGGCGGCGACACCGACCAGATCAAGGCAGTGGCCGCCGGCGAGTGCGGGGTCGCGATCGCGAACAGCTACTACCTCGCGCGGCTGATGAACTCGACGAAGGAAGAGGACAAGGCAGTCGTCGCGAAGGTCGGCGCGGTGTGGCCGAACCAGAAGACCTGGGGCACGCATATCAACATCTCCGGCGCCGGGATGCTGAAGCACGCCCCGAACAAGGCTGCCGCGGTCAAGTTCCTCGAATACCTCGCTTCCGACAGTGCGCAGAAATATTTCGCCGACGGCAACAATGAATGGCCGGTGGTCCAGAGCGTGAAGGTCACCAACCCTGCACTCGAGGCGCTCGGCGACTTCAAGGCGGACACGCTGCCCGTGGGCGATCTGGCGAAGACCGCCGCCGAAGCCCAGCGCATCTACGACCGCGCCGGTTTCCGCTAA
- a CDS encoding prepilin-type N-terminal cleavage/methylation domain-containing protein: MPTSAPGISESGRHTARRPGHHTRSGFTLVELLVVMIVIGIAVAGASLGLDALRGRDSTLAAERLRWVLEASAERAQVRGRPIAMELLADGYRFSALDADGRWVAFDEPPVFAEKLLPQQMHWELRIEGRPAERLVFGTRAPRFELVLHTPEGDITLSGSETGAVVQQQSGERGA, translated from the coding sequence ATGCCGACATCGGCTCCTGGAATCTCTGAATCTGGACGGCACACCGCGAGGCGGCCCGGCCACCACACCAGGAGCGGTTTCACGCTCGTCGAGTTGCTGGTGGTGATGATCGTCATCGGCATCGCCGTCGCGGGCGCGTCGCTCGGACTCGACGCGCTGCGCGGTCGGGATTCGACGCTCGCCGCCGAGCGCCTGCGCTGGGTACTGGAAGCCAGCGCCGAGCGCGCACAGGTGCGCGGCCGGCCGATCGCGATGGAGTTGCTGGCGGACGGCTATCGCTTCAGCGCGCTCGACGCGGACGGCCGCTGGGTTGCGTTCGACGAACCTCCCGTGTTCGCCGAAAAACTCCTGCCGCAGCAGATGCATTGGGAATTGCGCATCGAGGGCCGGCCGGCCGAGCGCCTCGTGTTCGGCACCCGCGCACCGCGCTTCGAACTGGTGCTGCACACTCCCGAAGGCGACATCACGCTGTCGGGCAGCGAAACCGGGGCAGTCGTCCAGCAGCAGTCGGGGGAGCGCGGCGCATGA
- a CDS encoding C40 family peptidase produces the protein MMKHPNTARRGVPSRLGVLAALLIALAFAATTPAAAEESDTPAENGSMDLIERYGNAAQELMNQGMEYLGIRYRFGGNSPATGLDCSGLVQNVFRNALGLNLPRTAREMARLGDKVGLQDLKPGDLVFFNTMRRTFSHVGIYMGEGRFLHAPASGGRVRIDEIGERYWSQRFNGARRLLPDADAMLPR, from the coding sequence ATGATGAAACACCCAAACACCGCTCGCCGCGGAGTGCCGTCCCGCCTCGGCGTCCTCGCCGCGCTGCTGATCGCCCTCGCGTTTGCTGCCACGACACCTGCGGCGGCGGAAGAAAGCGATACCCCTGCGGAAAACGGCTCTATGGACCTGATCGAGCGCTACGGCAACGCCGCCCAGGAACTGATGAACCAGGGGATGGAGTATCTGGGTATCCGCTACCGCTTCGGCGGAAATTCCCCCGCGACCGGGCTCGATTGCAGCGGCCTCGTGCAGAACGTGTTCCGCAACGCGCTCGGGCTGAATCTTCCGCGCACCGCGCGGGAAATGGCGCGCCTCGGCGACAAGGTGGGCCTGCAGGACCTGAAACCGGGCGACCTGGTGTTCTTCAACACCATGCGGCGCACGTTCTCGCACGTCGGCATCTACATGGGCGAGGGGCGCTTCCTGCATGCGCCGGCAAGTGGCGGCCGGGTGCGCATCGACGAGATCGGGGAGCGTTACTGGAGCCAGCGTTTCAACGGCGCGCGCCGCCTGCTGCCAGACGCCGACGCGATGCTGCCCCGCTAG
- a CDS encoding DUF2325 domain-containing protein, translated as MNALIVGADRLGNIPDVLAGFGIRIAAHVSGRDSAHQRRSAPLPAGIQMVILFTDFLGHNVMQRFREAASREGVMLVCCRRSVCALQQALGRRIEQADCEGCRGGCATRRK; from the coding sequence ATGAACGCGCTGATCGTCGGTGCCGACCGCCTCGGCAACATTCCGGACGTGCTCGCGGGGTTCGGCATCCGCATCGCGGCCCACGTCAGCGGGCGTGACAGCGCGCACCAGCGCCGCAGCGCGCCGCTGCCGGCCGGCATCCAGATGGTGATCCTGTTTACCGATTTTCTCGGGCACAACGTGATGCAGCGTTTTCGCGAGGCTGCCAGCCGCGAGGGAGTGATGCTGGTGTGTTGCCGCCGGTCGGTATGCGCGCTGCAGCAGGCGCTCGGGCGCCGCATCGAGCAGGCCGACTGCGAAGGCTGCCGGGGCGGTTGTGCGACGCGCAGGAAGTGA
- the gspG gene encoding type II secretion system major pseudopilin GspG produces MPHRSTLPRCHRRRGFTLIEVMIVIVILGVLAALVVPRVMSRPDEARVVAAKQDIASLMQALKLYKLDNRRYPTNEQGLRALVERPAGGPQPDNWKSYLERLPNDPWGTPYQYLNPGLQGDADVMSLGADGTPGGEGFDADIGSWNL; encoded by the coding sequence ATGCCGCACCGCTCCACGCTCCCCCGCTGCCACCGCCGCCGCGGCTTCACGCTCATCGAAGTGATGATCGTCATCGTCATCCTCGGCGTGCTCGCCGCGCTGGTCGTGCCGCGCGTCATGAGCCGGCCCGACGAGGCCCGCGTCGTCGCTGCGAAGCAGGACATCGCCTCGCTGATGCAGGCGCTGAAACTCTACAAGCTCGACAACCGCCGCTACCCGACCAATGAGCAGGGCCTGCGGGCACTCGTCGAGCGCCCGGCCGGGGGGCCGCAGCCGGACAACTGGAAATCCTACCTCGAACGCCTGCCGAACGATCCGTGGGGTACCCCTTACCAGTACCTCAACCCGGGGCTGCAGGGCGACGCCGATGTGATGAGCCTGGGCGCGGACGGGACACCCGGAGGCGAAGGTTTCGATGCCGACATCGGCTCCTGGAATCTCTGA
- the gspF gene encoding type II secretion system inner membrane protein GspF: MTAFRYRAVDDAGRENAGVLEADTARAARGLLRERGLYPLDVANVRGSTGHQRRPGRLRDAELTLLSRQWATLLASGLTVDASLAALIEQAEREATRQILAGVRSEILAGYGLRAALERYPAAFPAIYRASVAAGEQSGELPGVMMQLADYLERRSALRQKTLQALLYPAIVAAVALLVVVGLMTYVVPQVVTVFQHSRQALPLLTRAMIGLSAFLREWGWLVLVATGGLGLWARMLLRNPSVQRRWDARLLRLPVLGRHLRTLDATRFASTLAILTGSGVSLLPALDAGREVMTRLPLQDAVRDAAERVREGHGLARALGATTAFPPLLIHMIANGEATGRLDELLERAARLQQQELENRTAVLTSLLEPALLLAMGALVLAIVLAVMQPIIEINTLLR; encoded by the coding sequence ATGACCGCGTTCCGCTACCGTGCCGTTGATGACGCCGGACGTGAAAACGCCGGCGTGCTCGAAGCCGATACCGCACGCGCTGCGCGCGGCCTGCTGCGCGAGCGCGGCCTGTATCCGCTGGACGTGGCGAACGTGCGCGGCTCCACCGGACATCAACGCAGACCGGGTCGGCTGCGTGACGCCGAGCTCACGCTGCTGTCGCGCCAATGGGCGACGCTGCTCGCTTCCGGCCTCACTGTCGATGCGTCGCTCGCTGCGCTGATCGAACAGGCGGAGCGCGAAGCGACGCGCCAGATCCTCGCCGGCGTGCGCTCCGAGATCCTCGCCGGCTACGGCCTGCGCGCCGCGCTCGAGCGCTACCCGGCTGCGTTCCCGGCGATCTACCGCGCCTCGGTCGCCGCCGGCGAACAGTCCGGCGAGCTACCCGGCGTGATGATGCAGCTCGCCGACTACCTCGAGCGGCGCAGCGCGTTGCGCCAGAAAACCCTGCAGGCGCTGCTGTACCCGGCGATCGTCGCGGCCGTCGCGCTGCTCGTCGTGGTCGGCCTGATGACTTACGTGGTGCCGCAGGTCGTCACGGTGTTCCAGCACAGCCGGCAGGCGCTGCCGCTCCTGACGCGCGCGATGATCGGCCTGTCTGCTTTCCTGCGCGAGTGGGGCTGGCTGGTGCTCGTCGCCACCGGCGGCCTGGGGCTGTGGGCCCGCATGCTGCTGCGCAATCCTTCGGTGCAGCGGCGCTGGGACGCGCGGCTGCTGCGCCTGCCGGTGCTCGGCCGCCATCTGCGCACGCTTGACGCGACGCGCTTCGCGAGCACGCTGGCGATCCTCACCGGCAGCGGCGTGTCGCTACTGCCGGCGCTCGACGCGGGGCGCGAAGTCATGACGCGCCTGCCGCTGCAGGACGCCGTGCGCGACGCCGCCGAGCGCGTGCGCGAAGGTCACGGCCTCGCCCGGGCGCTCGGCGCCACCACGGCATTTCCGCCGCTGCTGATCCACATGATCGCGAACGGCGAAGCCACGGGGCGCCTCGACGAACTGCTCGAACGCGCCGCACGCCTGCAGCAGCAGGAACTGGAAAACCGCACCGCCGTGCTGACGAGCCTGCTCGAACCCGCACTGCTGCTCGCGATGGGCGCGCTGGTGCTCGCGATCGTGCTCGCGGTGATGCAGCCGATCATCGAAATCAACACCCTGCTGAGGTAA
- the gspE gene encoding type II secretion system ATPase GspE, with product MNDAAPLPYGFASTHGIFVATRSEASAELVLRDDASLAALAEVRRTLGVPVSITRVARTVFEARLADAYNGTDSSAAEIIADAGQDVDLSKLITELPAVADLLDNQDDAPIIRMINALLTQAVRDGASDIHIEPYERRSLVRLRRDGILRDIAEVHRGLHAAMASRIKIMANLDIAEKRLPQDGRIGLRLAGRQVDVRVSTLPTTHGERIVLRLLDKSNAQLGLDALGMAADTRASFGALLGQPHGIVLVTGPTGSGKSTTLYAAIQSMDAARMNIVTVEDPVEYDLPGVGQIQANPRIDLTFAKALRAILRQDPDIIMIGEIRDLETAQIAVQASLTGHLVLATLHTNDAPSAVTRLVDMGVEPFLLASTLRGVLAQRLVRRLCPMCRHAAPATAEVASVFGDACPTTLWTARACPACSHSGYSGRSGLYELLVTDEALARLIHDGADEAQLRGHARRAGTRSLRDDGLRYVTDGLTSAEELLRVTKD from the coding sequence GTGAATGACGCCGCCCCCCTGCCCTACGGCTTTGCCAGCACTCACGGCATATTCGTCGCCACCCGCAGCGAGGCGTCGGCCGAACTCGTGCTGCGCGATGACGCGAGCCTCGCCGCACTCGCCGAAGTGCGCCGCACGCTCGGGGTCCCGGTTTCCATCACGCGCGTCGCGCGCACGGTGTTCGAGGCACGGCTCGCCGACGCGTACAACGGCACCGACAGCAGCGCCGCCGAAATCATCGCCGACGCAGGGCAGGACGTCGATCTGTCCAAATTGATCACCGAACTGCCGGCCGTCGCCGATCTCCTCGACAACCAGGACGACGCACCGATCATCCGCATGATCAATGCGCTGCTGACGCAGGCGGTGCGCGACGGCGCTTCGGACATCCACATCGAACCGTACGAGCGCCGCTCGCTGGTGCGGCTGCGCCGCGACGGCATCTTGCGCGACATCGCCGAAGTGCATCGCGGCCTGCACGCGGCGATGGCGTCGCGCATCAAGATCATGGCGAACCTCGACATCGCCGAAAAGCGCCTCCCGCAGGACGGGCGGATCGGCCTGCGGCTCGCTGGCCGCCAGGTCGACGTGCGCGTGTCGACGCTGCCGACGACGCACGGCGAACGCATCGTGCTGCGCCTGCTGGACAAGAGCAACGCCCAGCTCGGGCTCGACGCGCTGGGCATGGCTGCGGACACACGCGCATCGTTCGGCGCTCTGCTCGGCCAGCCGCATGGCATCGTGCTGGTGACCGGACCGACCGGCTCCGGCAAGAGCACGACGCTGTATGCGGCGATCCAGTCGATGGACGCTGCGCGGATGAACATCGTCACGGTCGAGGACCCGGTCGAATACGACCTGCCCGGCGTCGGCCAGATCCAGGCCAATCCGCGCATCGACCTGACGTTCGCGAAGGCGCTGCGGGCGATCCTCCGCCAGGACCCGGACATCATCATGATCGGCGAGATCCGCGACCTCGAAACCGCGCAGATCGCGGTGCAGGCGAGCCTTACCGGCCATCTTGTGCTCGCGACGCTGCACACCAACGACGCGCCGTCGGCCGTCACGCGCCTCGTCGACATGGGCGTCGAACCGTTTCTGCTCGCCTCGACTTTGCGTGGCGTGCTCGCGCAACGGCTGGTGCGCCGCCTGTGCCCGATGTGTCGCCATGCGGCGCCGGCCACCGCAGAGGTGGCGTCCGTCTTCGGCGACGCCTGCCCGACGACGCTGTGGACCGCGCGCGCCTGCCCCGCCTGCAGCCACAGCGGCTACAGCGGCCGCAGCGGCCTCTACGAACTGCTCGTCACCGACGAGGCGCTCGCGCGGCTGATCCACGACGGTGCGGACGAAGCGCAGCTGCGCGGACACGCCCGTCGCGCCGGCACGCGCAGCCTGCGCGACGACGGCCTGCGGTATGTCACGGACGGCCTCACGTCGGCCGAAGAGCTGCTGCGGGTGACGAAGGACTGA
- the gspD gene encoding type II secretion system secretin GspD, whose protein sequence is MTLMTRARGLLLTLGLLSLSPLAVAAQDDTVSLNFANAEIDAVIKAIGKISGKNFLIDPRVKGTLNIVTNTPVSRDLSYQILLSALRLQGYTAVEGPGVTKIVPEADAKLHGVPVGKEVLRGRGDSLVTQVFAMRNESATQMLAVVRPLVSPNNTVTAFPSNNVLVVTDYADNVARIARIIDSVDVPQGDVHVLELRHAAAVDLAATLNRLMNDGTGNGSAANTADASQRVQVVPDARTNSLLVRTENPSRISALRQLVASLDRPGAGGNIHVVYLKNAEATKVAQTLNGALAGDGSAPSATDSIASPSPLGASTPDRMTTQGAGLTPATYRPSPESGNASDRGGMIQADPVNNALIIVAPEAIYRNLRHVIDLLDRRRAQVYIEALIAEISTERAAEFGIQWQSANTPGAGSSSTFFGGTNFGGAGQNIIGAAQNIGSVGKGMNFLLGGGTVKVPINGQMVEVFNLSLLARFLETDSRTNILSTPSLVTLDNEGAKIVVGRNLPFITGQYTNTGGGTTPANPFQTIERRDVGLTLEVRPQISEGGAIRLDIYQEASSVVPTLDDSAGPTTNKRSIQSTVLVDDGAIIALGGLVEDDYSSGEEKVPLLGDIPFAGSLFRYDTRRRTKTNLVVFLRPVILRDRDSYSTITNARYDYIIGQQRNVAPPNALLHGERRPPELPAPGTPAPAVPVSLAPARVTPAPFVTTAPQPGGIPARINP, encoded by the coding sequence ATGACCCTGATGACTCGCGCGCGCGGCCTGCTGTTGACGCTCGGCCTGCTTTCCCTTTCCCCGCTTGCGGTCGCCGCGCAGGACGACACGGTGTCGCTGAATTTTGCGAACGCCGAGATCGACGCCGTCATCAAGGCCATCGGCAAGATATCGGGGAAGAATTTCCTCATCGATCCGCGCGTCAAGGGCACGCTGAACATCGTCACGAACACGCCGGTGTCACGCGACCTGTCATACCAGATCCTGCTGTCGGCACTGCGGCTGCAGGGCTACACCGCAGTCGAGGGACCGGGCGTGACGAAGATCGTGCCGGAGGCCGACGCCAAGCTGCACGGCGTGCCAGTCGGCAAGGAGGTACTGCGCGGACGGGGCGACAGCCTCGTCACGCAGGTCTTTGCGATGCGCAACGAATCGGCCACGCAGATGCTCGCTGTCGTGCGCCCGCTGGTGTCGCCGAACAACACTGTCACCGCGTTCCCGTCGAACAACGTGCTGGTGGTCACCGATTATGCCGATAACGTCGCACGCATCGCACGCATCATCGATTCGGTGGATGTTCCGCAGGGCGACGTCCACGTGCTCGAACTCAGGCACGCGGCAGCGGTCGACCTCGCCGCGACGCTGAACCGGCTGATGAACGACGGGACCGGGAACGGCAGCGCGGCGAACACCGCGGATGCGAGTCAGCGCGTGCAGGTCGTGCCTGACGCGCGTACCAACAGCCTGCTCGTCAGGACCGAAAATCCGTCCCGCATCAGCGCGCTGCGCCAGCTCGTCGCGTCGCTCGACCGTCCTGGCGCGGGCGGCAACATCCATGTCGTCTACCTGAAGAACGCCGAGGCGACGAAAGTCGCGCAGACGCTGAACGGCGCGCTTGCCGGCGACGGTTCGGCACCCTCCGCGACCGACAGCATTGCCTCGCCCAGCCCGCTCGGAGCATCGACGCCGGATCGCATGACGACGCAGGGCGCAGGCCTCACCCCGGCGACGTACCGCCCCTCGCCGGAATCCGGCAACGCGTCCGATCGTGGCGGCATGATTCAGGCCGATCCCGTCAATAACGCGCTCATCATCGTCGCGCCGGAAGCGATCTACCGCAATCTGCGTCATGTCATCGACCTGCTCGACCGGCGCCGCGCGCAGGTGTATATCGAGGCGCTGATCGCCGAGATCTCGACCGAGCGCGCCGCCGAGTTCGGCATCCAGTGGCAGAGCGCGAACACTCCGGGCGCGGGCAGCAGTTCGACTTTTTTCGGTGGCACAAATTTCGGCGGCGCCGGGCAGAACATCATCGGCGCGGCGCAGAACATCGGTTCGGTCGGCAAGGGGATGAACTTCCTGCTCGGCGGCGGGACGGTGAAAGTCCCGATCAACGGGCAGATGGTCGAAGTCTTCAACCTCAGTCTGCTGGCGCGCTTTCTCGAAACCGACAGCCGCACCAACATCCTGTCGACGCCGAGCCTGGTCACGCTCGACAACGAAGGGGCGAAGATCGTCGTCGGCCGCAACCTGCCGTTCATCACCGGCCAATATACCAATACCGGCGGCGGCACGACGCCGGCGAATCCATTCCAGACGATCGAACGCCGCGACGTCGGCCTGACCCTCGAGGTGCGGCCGCAGATTTCCGAAGGCGGCGCGATCCGGCTCGACATCTACCAGGAAGCTTCGTCGGTCGTGCCGACCCTCGACGACTCGGCCGGACCGACGACCAACAAGCGCTCGATCCAGTCGACCGTGCTCGTCGACGACGGCGCGATCATCGCGCTCGGCGGGCTGGTCGAGGACGACTACAGCTCGGGCGAGGAAAAAGTGCCGCTGCTGGGCGACATCCCGTTCGCCGGCAGCCTGTTCCGTTACGACACGCGGCGGCGCACGAAGACGAACCTCGTCGTGTTCCTGCGCCCGGTGATCCTGCGCGACCGCGACAGCTACTCGACGATCACCAACGCGCGCTACGATTACATCATCGGCCAGCAGCGCAACGTCGCCCCGCCGAACGCACTGCTGCACGGCGAACGCAGACCGCCGGAGCTGCCCGCACCCGGCACCCCGGCCCCTGCCGTCCCGGTGTCGCTCGCGCCCGCCCGCGTCACGCCGGCGCCCTTCGTCACAACCGCACCGCAGCCGGGCGGGATTCCGGCACGGATCAACCCGTGA
- a CDS encoding PolC-type DNA polymerase III, with translation MNWLTRLLSNRPDITALDIALRETLAHWQAAPEPDLSVAHFEARYVIVNTEATGLDLDAARLLAVGAIAVDGGLLSPAASFYARLEPDPATALINLLTFSGAGPVVVFNAGFNRTLLERALGEHLGIKPEWTWLDLHWLLPALYGELIDRPARLADWMKALGIETFQRHHALGDAWAIAQLMLAAQGRALALGLNTARSLAELERSYRHLRRQT, from the coding sequence ATGAACTGGCTCACGCGACTGCTCTCGAACCGGCCCGACATCACCGCGCTCGACATCGCGCTGCGCGAGACGCTTGCACACTGGCAGGCGGCGCCCGAGCCGGACCTCAGCGTCGCGCACTTCGAAGCCCGTTACGTCATCGTCAATACCGAGGCGACCGGGCTGGATCTGGACGCTGCCCGCCTCCTTGCGGTCGGCGCCATCGCAGTCGATGGCGGACTGCTGTCGCCGGCCGCGAGTTTTTACGCGCGACTCGAACCCGACCCGGCGACTGCGCTGATCAACCTGCTGACTTTCTCCGGTGCCGGTCCGGTCGTGGTTTTCAATGCGGGCTTCAACCGCACCCTGCTCGAACGCGCCCTCGGCGAACACCTGGGGATCAAGCCGGAATGGACTTGGCTCGATCTTCACTGGCTGCTGCCGGCCCTGTACGGCGAACTCATCGACCGTCCCGCCCGCCTCGCGGACTGGATGAAAGCGCTCGGAATCGAGACTTTCCAGCGCCACCATGCACTCGGCGACGCGTGGGCGATTGCCCAGTTGATGCTCGCCGCCCAGGGGCGAGCGCTCGCACTCGGGCTCAACACCGCGCGCAGCCTCGCAGAGCTGGAGCGCTCGTACCGCCATCTAAGACGACAGACATGA